A single genomic interval of Pyrus communis chromosome 5, drPyrComm1.1, whole genome shotgun sequence harbors:
- the LOC137734631 gene encoding superoxide dismutase [Fe], chloroplastic, whose protein sequence is MLAPVAVAAAVTTALATPSSLTCALGPSWQGLHGSLGPARRLQWPKKQRQCRRKVYAIDIRAQFELKPPPYPLDALEPHMSKETLEYHWGKHHRGYVDNLNKMIAGTELDELSLEDIILATYNKGDLLPPFNQAAQTWNHDFFWESMKPGGGGEPSGELLELIKRDFGSYERLIDDLRSAASTQFGSGWAWLAYKANRLDVGNAVNPKPSDEDKKLVVVKSPNAVNPLIWDYSPLLTIDVWEHSYYLDFQNRRADYISVFLEKLVSWEAVSSRLEIAKARATEREEEEERKKREEEEKTSDGEVPEIYVDNKSDDSETE, encoded by the exons aTGTTAGCACCGGTTGCAGTTGCAGCGGCAGTAACAACAGCGCTAGCCACGCCTAGTTCGCTAACCTGCGCACTGGGTCCGTCATGGCAAG GGCTCCATGGAAGTCTGGGACCAGCTCGAAGATTGCAATGGCCAAAGAAACAG AGACAATGCAGAAGGAAAGTCTACGCCATTGATATTAGGGCACAATTTGAGCTGAAGCCTCCTCCATATCCACTG GATGCATTGGAGCCACATATGAGCAAGGAGACGTTAGAATACCACTGGGGGAAGCACCATAGAGGTTATGTGGATAACCTAAACAAGATGATAGCGGGAACTGAACTAGATGAATTGTCGTTGGAGGACATCATACTTGCTACATACAACAAGGGGGATCTGCTCCCCCCTTTCAACCAGGCAGCGCAG ACCTGGAACCATGACTTCTTCTGGGAATCCATGAAACCAGGTGGCGGGGGAGAACCTTCCGGGGAACTTCTAGAACTAATTAAAAGAGACTTCGGTTCTTATGAGAGATTGATTGACGACTTAAGGTCAGCTGCAAGTACACAGTTTGGCTCTGGCTGGGCTTGGCTTGCAT ATAAAGCGAATAGACTTGATGTTGGAAACGCAGTAAATCCTAAGCCATCTGATGAAGACAAGAAGCTTGTAGTGGTGAAGAGTCCTAATGCCGTTAACCCCCTTATTTGGGATTATTCC CCGCTCCTTACTATCGATGTTTGGGAG CATTCTTACTACCTCGATTTTCAG AACCGGCGAGCAGATTACATATCAGTCTTCCTGGAGAAACTCGTATCATGGGAAGCAGTCAGTTCTAGGCTTGAAATAGCAAAGGCTCGAGCTActgaaagagaggaagaagaagagaggaagaaaagagaggaggaggagaagacaTCAGACGGCGAAGTTCCAGAGATTTATGTGGACAACAAGAGTGATGACTCAGAGACCGAATGA
- the LOC137735216 gene encoding metacaspase-1-like, with protein MLLLVDCSSCHTPLQLPPGARTIRCALCHAVTRIADSRALPPPPYSSSSSSSSYHHAPPPSPSSYNHAPPVPPPSAHGRKRAVICAVSYKRTRHELKGCINDAKCMKYLLVNKFNFPEYSILMLTEEEVDPYRRPTKQNMRMAMYWLMQGCQAGDSLVFHYSGHGSQQRNYTGDEVDGFDETLCPLDFETQGMIVDDEINATIVRPLPAGARLHAIVDACHSGTVLDLPYLCRMDRNGNYVWEDHRPRSGVWKGTNGGEAISFSGCDDDQTSADTSALSKITSTGAMTYAFIQAIERGHGTTYGNMLNAMRSTIRNTDNGVGGGIVTSLISMLLTGGSLGGLRQEPQLTANQAFDVYKKPFFL; from the exons ATGTTGTTGTTGGTAGACTGTTCCAGCTGCCACACGCCGCTGCAGCTGCCGCCCGGCGCTCGGACGATCCGCTGCGCCCTGTGTCACGCCGTCACTCGCATCGCTGACTCCCGTGCTCTTCCTCCTCCCCCTtattcctcctcctcctcctcctcatcttaCCACCACGCACCTCCTCCATCCCCTTCTTCCTACAACCACGCGCCGCCGGTGCCTCCGCCGTCGGCGCACGGGCGGAAGCGGGCCGTGATATGCGCCGTGTCGTATAAGCGGACCCGGCACGAGCTCAAGGGCTGCATTAACGACGCCAAGTGTATGAAGTACTTGCTGGTCAACAAGTTCAACTTTCCCGAGTACTCCATTCTCATGCTCACCG AAGAAGAAGTTGATCCTTATAGGCGCCCGACCAAGCAAAATATGAGAATGGCGATGTATTGGCTTATGCAAGGTTGTCAAGCAGGGGATTCTTTGGTGTTTCATTATTCTGGTCATGGATCACAACAGAGGAACTACACTGGGGATGAGGTGGATGGATTTGATGAAACGCTTTGTCCTTTGGATTTCGAGACTCAAGGGATGATTGTTGATGATGAGATCAATGCGACAATTGTCAGACCTCTACCTGCTGGGGCAAGGCTTCATGCAATTGTAGACGCTTGTCATAGCGGTACTGTGCTAGATTTACCATATCTCTGTAGGATGGACAG AAACGGGAACTATGTATGGGAGGATCATCGCCCTAGATCAGGTGTTTGGAAGGGAACAAACGGTGGAGAGGCCATTTCCTTTAGTGGTTGTGACGATGATCAAACCTCAGCCGATACCTCA GCTTTGTCCAAGATTACTTCGACTGGTGCCATGACTTATGCTTTCATCCAAGCCATCGAGCGTGGACATGGAACCACATATGGGAACATGTTGAATGCAATGCGATCTACCATCCGTAACACAGATAATGGTGTTGGAGGTGGTATTGTGACGTCTCTTATCTCCATGCTTTTGACAGGAGGGAGCCTTGGCGGGCTAAGACAG GAACCACAGCTAACTGCCAATCAAGCATTTGATGTGTATAAAAAGCCTTTCTTCTTGTAG